From Fusobacterium sp. FSA-380-WT-3A, one genomic window encodes:
- the nagE gene encoding N-acetylglucosamine-specific PTS transporter subunit IIBC has product MFAYLQKIGKALMVPVAVLPAAAILMGIGYWIDPVGWGGNSQLAAFLIKAGAAIIDNMPILFAVGVAFGLSKDKNGAAALAGLVAFEVVTTLLSIGAVSQMTGVPADQVSPAFGKINNQFVGILCGVVAGELYNKFHGLELPKFLAFFSGKRFVPIITSVVMLVVSFILLYVWPVIYSALVSFGIAIAKLGPIGAGIYGFFNRLLIPVGLHHALNSVFWFNVAGINDIGRFWGDPAAAYNGLPEAIQGSYHVGMYQAGFFPIMMFGLLGACLAFITTAKTENKEKIKSIMLAAGFASFFTGVTEPIEFAFMFVAPPLYLLHAVLTGISVFIAASFDWMAGFGFSAGFVDFFLSLRNPNANNPFMLIVLGLVFFVVYFVIFRAVIVKANLKTPGREEDDDTAVINEFKGEATSNAKLAAALLPLLGGVENIVVIDNCTTRLRLEVKDSTKVQDKEIKKLVPGVLKPSATAVQVIVGPHVEFVATELKKLV; this is encoded by the coding sequence ATGTTCGCTTATCTACAAAAAATTGGTAAGGCTCTTATGGTTCCAGTAGCAGTTCTTCCAGCTGCAGCTATTCTTATGGGTATTGGTTATTGGATTGACCCTGTTGGTTGGGGAGGAAATAGCCAACTAGCAGCTTTTCTAATTAAAGCTGGAGCAGCTATTATTGATAATATGCCTATATTATTTGCTGTTGGTGTTGCTTTTGGACTTTCAAAAGATAAAAATGGTGCAGCAGCTCTTGCTGGATTAGTTGCTTTTGAAGTTGTTACTACTTTATTATCTATTGGTGCAGTTTCTCAAATGACAGGAGTACCAGCAGATCAAGTATCACCTGCATTTGGAAAAATTAACAATCAATTTGTAGGAATTTTATGTGGAGTTGTTGCAGGAGAATTATATAATAAATTCCATGGATTAGAACTTCCTAAATTTTTAGCATTCTTTAGTGGAAAAAGATTTGTACCAATTATAACATCAGTAGTAATGTTAGTTGTTTCATTCATATTATTATATGTTTGGCCAGTTATTTATTCAGCACTAGTTTCTTTTGGTATTGCTATTGCGAAATTAGGACCTATAGGAGCTGGAATTTATGGATTTTTCAATAGATTATTAATACCTGTTGGATTACACCATGCGTTAAACTCAGTATTCTGGTTTAACGTTGCTGGAATTAATGATATTGGTAGATTCTGGGGAGATCCTGCAGCAGCTTATAATGGATTACCAGAAGCTATTCAAGGAAGTTATCATGTAGGAATGTATCAAGCAGGATTCTTCCCAATTATGATGTTTGGATTATTAGGAGCTTGTTTAGCATTTATAACTACAGCGAAAACAGAAAATAAAGAAAAAATAAAATCAATAATGTTAGCAGCAGGATTTGCAAGTTTCTTTACAGGAGTAACAGAACCAATTGAATTTGCATTTATGTTTGTTGCACCACCATTATATTTATTACATGCAGTTTTAACAGGAATATCAGTATTTATAGCAGCATCATTTGATTGGATGGCAGGATTTGGATTCTCAGCAGGATTTGTTGATTTCTTCTTATCATTACGTAACCCAAATGCAAATAATCCATTTATGTTAATAGTATTAGGATTAGTATTCTTTGTAGTATACTTTGTAATATTTAGAGCAGTAATAGTTAAAGCAAACTTAAAAACTCCAGGAAGAGAAGAAGATGACGATACTGCAGTAATTAATGAATTCAAAGGAGAAGCTACATCTAATGCAAAATTAGCAGCAGCATTATTACCATTATTAGGAGGAGTAGAAAATATAGTTGTAATAGATAACTGTACAACAAGATTAAGATTAGAAGTTAAAGATTCTACAAAAGTGCAAGATAAAGAAATTAAAAAATTAGTACCTGGAGTATTAAAACCAAGTGCTACTGCAGTACAAGTAATAGTAGGACCACATGTAGAATTTGTAGCAACTGAATTAAAAAAATTAGTATAA